The segment CCCCTGTGCGGCACCCCAATTTGGCTCCACTTGCCCGACATGGCGATGGCTTCACACTGCTCAGCCCATTTAACTGGCCAATCTGTACTTTACTTGGCCAGAATGATATGATATAAAACATCGGAAGAAAGGCGCAGCACTCCTTGATATAGTATCAATGGCGAAACCGGGCACTCAGCGCGATCAGGCGATCCGGCTCCTGCGATCTCAGGGGATGATGCGCCTGTCAGAGTTCAAGGCAAATGGGATCACCGCGGCCACAGTCGGCAGGATGGTCCGCGCCGGCGAGGTGAACCGTCTGGCGCGCGGGCTCTATCAACTGCCCGACGCGCCGCTTGTCGCTCACCACAGCCTGGCCGAGGCCGCGAAACGTGTCCCCAGGGGTGTTGTCTGCCTGGTGTCCGCGCTGGCCTACCACGAACTGACGGACCAGCTTCCGAGATCGGTCTGGATGGCGATCGGCACTAAGGACTGGATGCCAAAGGAGGGAAGGCCGGCGATGCGAATCGTGCGGTTCACGGACGCGCTTCTCACCGACGACGTCCTGACCGTGCACATCGAGAATGTTCCCGTGAAGGTCTTCGGCATCGCCAAGACGATCGCCGACTGTTTCCGGCATCGCCGGAAGGTCGGGCCGACGGTCGCACTGGAAGGCCTGCAGGAGGCGCTCCGGCAGCGAAAGGCGAGCCCTGCCGAGATCGCCCACCATGCCGCGCGTGGTGGTGTCGCCACGGCGGTCCGCCCATATCTCGAGGCGCTCACCGCCAATGCATGAGGGGGTCAGGAACATCGGAGCCTCGGTTCGGTCTCGTCTCCTCAGGATCAGCAAGCAGAAAGGCCAAAATTTCGATCTGGTTCTCACGCATTATGCGATCGAACGTCTGCTCTATCGGCTCGCACAATCCCGACACGCCGACCGTTTCGTTCTCAAGGGCGCCATGCTGCTGCTGACGTGGTTCGATGAACCGTTTCGCGGGACGCGAGATCTCGATCTCCTGGGTTACGGCGATCCTGCACCGGACGCTGTTCTGGACGTCTTCAGGGAGGTGCTCGGTCAGAAACAGCCAGACGGGGTAGTGTTCGATGCCGGCGCAGCTCGAATCAGCCGTATTCGTGAGGAGAACGAATATGGGGGCCTCCGCATGCGGGCGACCGCGGACATCGCGGGCGCCCTCATTACCGTCAACGTCGATGTCGGTTTCGGCGACGCGACCGAACCCCCGGCCGAGTGGCTCGACTATCCGGTCCTGCTCGACATGCCGGCGCCACGACTACGCGGCTACGCACGGGAGACGGTGGTTGCCGAGAAATTCCAGGCCATGG is part of the Gemmatimonadota bacterium genome and harbors:
- a CDS encoding nucleotidyl transferase AbiEii/AbiGii toxin family protein, producing MHEGVRNIGASVRSRLLRISKQKGQNFDLVLTHYAIERLLYRLAQSRHADRFVLKGAMLLLTWFDEPFRGTRDLDLLGYGDPAPDAVLDVFREVLGQKQPDGVVFDAGAARISRIREENEYGGLRMRATADIAGALITVNVDVGFGDATEPPAEWLDYPVLLDMPAPRLRGYARETVVAEKFQAMVDLGMANSRMKDYHDLWIISQAFEIDRSRLAAAISATFARRGTAIPDRVPDGLSPTFAKDAIKRQQWESFKRNLSVDPGPLDSVVSGLEACLMPAAAAARDGGGSTGDR
- a CDS encoding type IV toxin-antitoxin system AbiEi family antitoxin domain-containing protein, whose translation is MAKPGTQRDQAIRLLRSQGMMRLSEFKANGITAATVGRMVRAGEVNRLARGLYQLPDAPLVAHHSLAEAAKRVPRGVVCLVSALAYHELTDQLPRSVWMAIGTKDWMPKEGRPAMRIVRFTDALLTDDVLTVHIENVPVKVFGIAKTIADCFRHRRKVGPTVALEGLQEALRQRKASPAEIAHHAARGGVATAVRPYLEALTANA